The proteins below are encoded in one region of Hordeum vulgare subsp. vulgare chromosome 3H, MorexV3_pseudomolecules_assembly, whole genome shotgun sequence:
- the LOC123443358 gene encoding histone H2B.3: MAPKAEKKPVAEKAEKTTAGKKTKAEKRPPASKEGGEKKGKKKSKKSVETYKIYIFKVLKQVHPDIGISSKAMSIMNSFINDIFEKLAGESAKLARYNKKPTITSREIQTSVRLVLPGELAKHAVSEGTKAVTKFTSA; this comes from the coding sequence ATGGCCCCCAAGGCGGAGAAGAAGCCGGTGGCGGAGAAGGCCGAGAAGACCACGGCCGGGAAGAAGACCAAGGCCGAGAAGAGGCCGCCGGCGTCCAAGGAGGGCGGCGAGAAGAAGGGAAAAAAGAAGTCCAAGAAGAGCGTCGAGACTTACAAGATCTACATCTTCAAGGTGCTGAAGCAGGTGCACCCGGACATCGGCATCTCCTCGAAGGCCATGTccatcatgaactccttcatcaacgacatcttcgaGAAGCTGGCCGGCGAGTCGGCCAAGCTCGCGCGGTACAACAAGAAGCCCACCATCACGTCCAGGGAGATCCAGACTTCCGTCCGCCTCGTCCTCCCGGGCGAGCTTGCCAAGCACGCCGTCTCCGAGGGGACCAAGGCCGTCACCAAGTTCACCTCCGCTTAG